One window of Saccharopolyspora phatthalungensis genomic DNA carries:
- the egtC gene encoding ergothioneine biosynthesis protein EgtC → MCRHLGYLGPAVSLAELLLEPDHSLLEQSWAPNDMRGGGTVNADGFGVGWYRTDGTVTGYRAAIPMWTDESFRQTAVDVRSGAAVASVRSATVGMPVAVGACAPFADDRWLFSHNGRVTGWPDSLAKPAARLEIVDLLTLPALTDSAVLWALLRQRLTEGTEPDLAVREMVDEVVAAAPDSRLNLLLTDGTRLIATTWWHSLWVRRGEGAVAVASEPFGPEAGWVQVPDRCLLVADTEHVQVTSLSEGKR, encoded by the coding sequence ATGTGCCGGCACCTGGGGTATCTGGGGCCAGCGGTCTCGCTGGCCGAACTGCTGCTGGAACCGGACCACTCACTGCTGGAGCAGTCGTGGGCACCCAACGACATGCGCGGCGGCGGCACCGTAAACGCCGACGGCTTCGGCGTCGGCTGGTACCGGACTGACGGCACCGTCACCGGCTACCGGGCCGCCATTCCGATGTGGACGGATGAATCCTTTCGGCAGACGGCCGTGGACGTGCGTAGCGGCGCGGCGGTCGCATCGGTGCGCTCGGCGACCGTCGGCATGCCGGTGGCGGTCGGCGCGTGCGCCCCGTTCGCCGACGACAGGTGGCTGTTCAGCCATAACGGCCGGGTCACCGGCTGGCCCGATTCGCTGGCGAAGCCGGCCGCCCGGCTGGAGATCGTGGACCTGCTGACCTTGCCCGCGCTGACCGACTCGGCGGTGCTGTGGGCGCTGCTTCGGCAGCGGTTGACCGAAGGCACCGAGCCGGACCTGGCGGTGCGGGAAATGGTGGACGAGGTCGTCGCCGCCGCGCCGGATTCACGGCTGAACCTGCTACTCACCGACGGTACCCGGCTCATCGCCACCACCTGGTGGCATTCCTTATGGGTGCGTCGCGGCGAAGGGGCCGTGGCGGTGGCCTCCGAGCCCTTCGGTCCGGAGGCCGGGTGGGTGCAGGTTCCGGACCGGTGCCTGCTCGTCGCGGACACCGAGCACGTGCAGGTGACGTCGTTGTCGGAGGGGAAGCGATGA
- the egtD gene encoding L-histidine N(alpha)-methyltransferase produces MSEPELVIRFTDADAARELRADVREGLTDRPKWLSPKWFYDAVGSDLFERITALPEYYQTRAEQQILHRRALEIAEITGAATLVELGSGSSEKTRLLLDALRKNETLQRFVPLDVSGSALRAAVESIAVDYPELEVRGVVDDFTSGLAALNAGTARLVAFLGGTIGNLLPTERAVFFAAVRAALRPGEWLLLGTDLVKDPDRLVRAYDDSQGVTAEFNRNVLRVLNRELGADFDPERFRHVALWNAEQEWIEMRLRADRPMRVRLPEPGLTAEFAEGEEIRTEISAKFRHNRVRDELAVAGFELRHWWLDDAEDFALSLAVAR; encoded by the coding sequence ATGAGCGAGCCGGAACTGGTCATCCGATTCACCGACGCCGACGCGGCCCGCGAGTTGCGCGCCGACGTCCGCGAAGGACTGACCGACCGTCCGAAGTGGTTGTCCCCCAAGTGGTTCTACGACGCGGTCGGCAGCGACCTGTTCGAGCGGATCACCGCCCTGCCGGAGTACTACCAGACCCGCGCCGAACAGCAGATCCTGCACCGGCGGGCGCTGGAGATCGCCGAGATCACGGGCGCGGCCACCCTGGTGGAGCTTGGCTCCGGATCGTCGGAGAAGACCCGGTTGCTGCTAGACGCACTGCGCAAGAACGAGACCTTGCAGCGGTTCGTGCCGCTGGACGTCTCGGGTTCCGCGCTGCGCGCGGCGGTGGAATCCATCGCGGTGGACTACCCGGAGCTTGAGGTGCGCGGCGTCGTCGACGACTTCACCAGTGGCCTGGCCGCGCTGAATGCGGGCACCGCGCGGCTGGTCGCGTTCCTCGGCGGCACCATCGGAAACCTGCTGCCAACCGAACGCGCGGTTTTCTTCGCCGCGGTGCGCGCGGCGCTGCGGCCGGGGGAGTGGCTGCTGCTGGGCACCGACCTGGTGAAAGATCCCGACCGGCTGGTCCGCGCCTACGACGATTCGCAGGGCGTGACCGCTGAGTTCAACCGCAACGTGCTGCGGGTGCTCAACCGGGAACTGGGCGCCGACTTCGATCCCGAGCGTTTCCGGCACGTGGCGCTATGGAACGCCGAGCAGGAATGGATCGAGATGCGGCTGCGGGCCGACCGCCCGATGCGGGTCCGGCTGCCGGAGCCGGGGCTGACCGCCGAATTCGCCGAGGGCGAGGAGATCCGCACCGAGATCTCGGCGAAGTTCCGGCACAACCGGGTCCGCGACGAGCTCGCGGTCGCGGGCTTCGAGCTACGGCACTGGTGGCTCGACGACGCCGAGGACTTCGCGCTTTCCCTGGCTGTTGCTCGGTAA
- a CDS encoding sulfite exporter TauE/SafE family protein yields the protein MSPVLVLVIAGLVVFVGAVVQGSAGLGMNLLAAPLLAIIEPELVPVPLLVASLILSVLAMRREFDDIDWRGTGYAIAGRAPGTVLGALAVAMLPARGFSLAVGGFVLLCLAASMVSWRPQPTGPALVFAGFVGGVLGTASSIGAPPVALLYQHEDGPRIRATLAAYVTFGCILSLVALGVSGQIGLPQVYGSLVLLPFMGVGFALSTPLRRFLDAGWMRPCVLALAGGSALFLISRALIGRRTVHTRTGGWRPSGDEVTPVAGALS from the coding sequence GTGTCACCGGTTCTCGTGCTGGTCATCGCCGGCTTGGTGGTGTTCGTCGGCGCGGTCGTACAGGGCAGCGCGGGCCTGGGAATGAACCTGCTCGCCGCGCCGCTGCTGGCCATCATCGAACCCGAACTGGTTCCGGTCCCGCTGCTGGTCGCTTCGTTGATCCTGTCGGTGCTGGCGATGCGCCGCGAGTTCGACGACATCGACTGGCGCGGCACCGGGTACGCGATCGCCGGGCGCGCCCCCGGCACCGTGCTTGGGGCGCTGGCCGTGGCGATGCTGCCCGCCCGCGGATTTTCCCTGGCAGTGGGCGGATTCGTGCTGTTGTGCCTGGCCGCCTCGATGGTGTCCTGGCGGCCGCAGCCCACCGGCCCGGCGCTGGTGTTCGCGGGGTTCGTCGGCGGGGTGCTGGGCACCGCTTCGTCCATCGGGGCGCCGCCGGTCGCGTTGCTCTACCAGCACGAGGACGGGCCGCGGATCCGCGCGACGCTTGCCGCCTACGTGACCTTCGGGTGCATCCTGTCGCTGGTCGCGTTGGGCGTCAGCGGGCAGATCGGGTTGCCCCAGGTCTACGGCAGCCTGGTCCTGCTGCCGTTCATGGGCGTCGGCTTCGCGCTGTCCACACCGCTGCGGCGTTTCCTGGATGCGGGCTGGATGCGGCCTTGTGTGCTGGCCCTGGCCGGTGGCAGCGCGCTGTTCCTCATCAGCCGAGCCCTGATCGGACGCCGGACCGTACACACCCGCACCGGCGGTTGGCGCCCTTCGGGTGACGAAGTGACACCTGTCGCAGGGGCGTTGAGCTGA
- a CDS encoding PucR family transcriptional regulator, whose translation MKPISPDVLALPTVSEVLDLPVLRRGKPRVVAGASGLDGRVRWVHVAEIAEIAPLLSGGELVLTTGIALPEEPAKLVRYVGELAEAGASGLVVELVRRWRDRVPTALVDAAHRHDLPLVTLSEETKFVTVTEAVIARIRDAQLAELRATHAIHETFTALTISGAEPATVLREAARIVGRPVVLETLAHQVLAYDSAGQDPVALLSEWSERSRSVVQSGRTSYDPGQQWLTTVVGARGDDWGRLVMLGPEPPHRHVVVVERAASALAVNRLVTRDRESLERQTHRTLITELLAGNADTADLAARAAGVGVPLEGPLVGIAVRPHTTTTVAPAMETQQVLRDLAEATALAARKAKLPVLVGVVDDLTVQALVVLQPPDTDAVLTRLAADLRRSAGTHSLALVIAVGSTVGSISGARRTLTEAAQVAEAALHIDDGTREFHRLDDVRLRGLLHLLRGDERLTAFAERELGPIMANERLLDALRSLCQHGGNKSAAAAAAHLSRTAYYAQLARIEQLLGVSLDTPESLVSLHVALLAWDLHSRT comes from the coding sequence ATGAAGCCGATCTCGCCGGATGTGCTGGCGCTGCCGACCGTGTCCGAAGTGCTCGACCTGCCGGTGCTGCGGCGCGGCAAACCGCGGGTGGTCGCCGGGGCGTCCGGCCTGGACGGGCGGGTGCGCTGGGTGCACGTCGCCGAGATCGCCGAGATCGCGCCGCTGCTCAGCGGCGGCGAGCTGGTGCTGACCACCGGCATCGCGCTCCCCGAGGAGCCCGCGAAGCTGGTGCGCTACGTCGGCGAACTCGCCGAGGCCGGGGCGAGCGGGCTGGTCGTCGAGCTGGTGCGCAGGTGGCGCGACCGGGTGCCGACGGCGCTGGTGGACGCGGCGCACCGGCACGATCTTCCGCTGGTGACGCTGTCGGAAGAAACCAAGTTCGTCACCGTCACCGAGGCGGTGATCGCCCGGATCCGCGATGCCCAGCTGGCCGAACTGCGTGCGACGCACGCCATCCACGAGACCTTCACCGCGTTGACCATCTCCGGCGCCGAACCTGCCACAGTCCTGCGCGAGGCGGCTCGGATCGTCGGTCGCCCGGTCGTGCTGGAGACCCTCGCGCACCAGGTGCTGGCCTACGACTCCGCAGGCCAAGATCCGGTCGCGCTGCTGTCGGAGTGGTCCGAGCGCTCCCGTTCGGTGGTGCAGTCCGGCCGCACCTCCTACGACCCGGGCCAGCAGTGGCTGACCACGGTGGTCGGGGCGCGCGGCGACGACTGGGGGCGGCTGGTGATGCTCGGTCCGGAGCCGCCGCACCGGCACGTCGTGGTCGTCGAGCGGGCGGCGTCGGCGCTGGCGGTGAACCGGCTGGTGACCCGCGACCGGGAGAGCCTGGAGCGCCAAACCCACCGCACGCTGATCACCGAGCTGCTCGCGGGCAATGCCGACACCGCGGATCTAGCGGCGCGGGCCGCGGGCGTCGGCGTGCCGCTCGAAGGGCCGCTGGTGGGCATCGCCGTCCGCCCGCACACCACGACGACGGTTGCCCCGGCCATGGAAACCCAGCAGGTGCTCCGAGATCTCGCCGAGGCGACCGCGCTCGCCGCGCGCAAGGCGAAGCTGCCGGTGCTGGTCGGCGTGGTCGACGACCTGACGGTCCAAGCCTTGGTGGTGCTGCAACCGCCCGATACCGACGCCGTGCTGACCCGCTTGGCCGCCGATCTGCGCCGCTCGGCCGGGACTCATTCGCTGGCGCTGGTGATCGCGGTCGGCAGCACAGTCGGCTCGATCTCCGGAGCTCGCCGGACGCTCACCGAGGCCGCGCAGGTGGCCGAAGCGGCGCTGCATATCGACGACGGCACCCGCGAGTTTCACCGCCTGGACGATGTGCGACTGCGCGGACTGCTGCACCTGTTGCGCGGCGATGAGCGCCTGACCGCGTTCGCGGAGCGCGAGCTGGGGCCGATCATGGCCAATGAACGGCTGCTGGATGCGTTGCGGTCGCTTTGCCAGCACGGTGGGAACAAGTCCGCCGCAGCTGCAGCGGCGCACCTGTCCCGCACCGCTTACTACGCCCAGCTGGCGCGCATCGAGCAACTGCTCGGCGTATCGCTGGACACACCGGAATCACTGGTTTCCCTGCATGTCGCGCTGCTCGCTTGGGACCTGCACAGCCGAACGTGA
- a CDS encoding aspartate aminotransferase family protein translates to MTESLLARHRAAMPNWLALYYEEPIEIVGGKGRHVTDAAGNTYLDFFAGILTNAIGYDVAEISDAIRRQVDTGILHTSTLYLIRQQVELAEQIGELSGLDNPKVFFTGSGTEANETALLLATQYRRSNQVLALRNSYHGRAFGTLGVTGNRGWAASSLSPLKVSYVHGGYRYRSPFRDYSDADYIAACVDDLREVIETTTAGDVACMIAEPIQGVGGFATPPDGLFGAFAEVLAEYGILLISDEVQTGWGRTGEHFWGIQAHGVTPAAMTFAKGLGNGLAIGGVVAEAELMDCLTANSISTFGGNPISTGGAKAALDYLLDHDLQDNAAKLGSRLLDGLRRHAGQCPLIGDVRGKGLMIGVELVEPGSRRPAAASAARVMELAKQRGLLVGKGGLHGNVLRLAPPMTLTEEEAAQALRILTETISLAGQEIHA, encoded by the coding sequence ATGACGGAATCCTTGTTGGCCCGGCACCGCGCCGCCATGCCGAACTGGCTGGCGCTCTACTACGAGGAGCCCATCGAGATCGTCGGAGGCAAGGGACGGCACGTCACCGATGCGGCGGGCAACACCTACCTGGACTTCTTCGCCGGGATCCTGACCAACGCCATCGGCTACGACGTCGCCGAGATCAGCGACGCGATCCGCCGCCAGGTCGACACCGGCATCCTGCACACCTCCACGCTGTACCTGATCCGGCAGCAGGTGGAGCTGGCCGAGCAGATCGGCGAGCTGTCCGGGCTGGACAACCCCAAGGTCTTCTTCACCGGCTCGGGCACCGAGGCCAACGAGACCGCGTTGCTGCTGGCCACCCAATACCGGCGCAGCAACCAGGTCCTCGCGCTACGCAACTCCTACCACGGGCGGGCCTTCGGCACCCTCGGCGTGACCGGCAACCGCGGCTGGGCGGCGAGCTCGCTGTCCCCGCTGAAGGTGAGCTATGTGCACGGCGGCTACCGCTACCGCAGCCCGTTCCGGGACTATTCCGACGCCGACTACATCGCCGCGTGCGTCGACGACCTGCGTGAGGTCATCGAGACCACCACCGCCGGCGACGTCGCCTGCATGATCGCCGAGCCGATCCAGGGCGTCGGCGGCTTCGCCACCCCGCCCGACGGGCTGTTCGGCGCCTTCGCCGAGGTCCTGGCCGAGTACGGGATCCTGCTGATCTCCGACGAGGTGCAGACCGGCTGGGGACGCACCGGCGAGCACTTCTGGGGCATCCAGGCGCACGGCGTGACCCCGGCGGCAATGACCTTCGCGAAGGGGCTGGGCAACGGCCTGGCCATCGGCGGCGTGGTCGCGGAGGCCGAGCTGATGGACTGCCTGACCGCGAACTCGATCTCGACTTTCGGCGGCAACCCGATCTCCACCGGCGGCGCCAAGGCCGCGCTGGACTACCTGCTCGACCACGACCTGCAGGACAACGCCGCCAAGCTCGGGTCCCGGCTGCTGGACGGGCTTCGGCGGCACGCCGGGCAGTGCCCGCTGATCGGCGACGTGCGCGGCAAGGGCCTGATGATCGGCGTCGAGCTGGTCGAACCCGGTTCCCGGCGGCCGGCGGCTGCGTCGGCCGCGAGGGTGATGGAACTGGCCAAGCAGCGCGGACTGTTGGTGGGCAAGGGCGGGCTGCACGGGAACGTCCTGCGCCTGGCGCCGCCGATGACGCTGACGGAGGAAGAAGCGGCGCAGGCGCTGCGGATCCTCACCGAAACCATCTCGCTGGCCGGGCAGGAGATCCACGCATGA
- a CDS encoding CoA-acylating methylmalonate-semialdehyde dehydrogenase, protein MTDMIRHWIAGRFDDAPPQRTGKVFDPATGQVTKRVAFAAESDVDAAVARAAEALKTWRRTSLAKRSTLLFAFRELLNQRKGELAEIITAEHGKVVSDAAGEVQRGLENVEYACGIPNLLKGGFSENASTSVDVHSVRQPVGVVGVISPFNFPAMVPLWFVPNAIACGNTVVLKPSEKDPSAANFIAQLWHEAGLPEGVLNVVHGDKVAVDALLAHPTVKAVSFVGSTPVARYVYETGTGNGKRVQALGGAKNHMVVLPDADLDLAADAAVSAGFGSAGERCMAISAVVAVDPVGDELVAKIAERMAKLNIGDGRRDCDMGPLVTAAHRDRVTSYVDAGVAAGAKLVVDGRGVRADGGADGFWLGPTLFDHVGTDMSIYTDEIFGPVLSVLRVPSYDAAIEMLNNNPYGNGTAIFTENGGAARQYCEEVEVGMVGLNVPIPVPVSYYSFGGWKDSLFGDAHAYGPDGLQFYTRTKVVTTRWPDPSHGGVNLGFPQNN, encoded by the coding sequence ATGACAGACATGATCAGGCACTGGATCGCGGGCAGGTTCGACGACGCGCCCCCGCAGCGCACCGGAAAGGTCTTCGACCCCGCCACCGGGCAGGTGACCAAGCGGGTCGCCTTCGCCGCGGAGTCCGATGTGGACGCCGCGGTGGCGCGGGCCGCCGAAGCGCTCAAGACCTGGCGGCGTACCTCGCTGGCGAAGCGGTCCACCCTGCTGTTCGCCTTCCGCGAGTTGCTCAACCAGCGCAAGGGCGAGCTCGCCGAGATCATCACCGCTGAGCACGGCAAGGTCGTCTCCGATGCCGCCGGCGAGGTGCAGCGCGGCCTGGAGAACGTCGAATACGCCTGCGGCATCCCGAACCTGCTCAAGGGCGGCTTCTCGGAGAACGCCTCGACCAGCGTCGACGTGCACTCGGTACGTCAGCCAGTCGGCGTGGTCGGGGTCATCTCGCCGTTCAACTTCCCGGCCATGGTGCCGCTTTGGTTCGTGCCGAACGCCATCGCCTGCGGCAACACCGTGGTGCTTAAGCCAAGTGAGAAGGACCCGTCGGCGGCGAATTTCATCGCGCAGCTCTGGCACGAGGCCGGGCTGCCAGAGGGTGTGCTCAACGTCGTGCACGGCGACAAGGTCGCGGTCGATGCGCTGCTGGCGCACCCGACGGTCAAGGCGGTGTCGTTCGTCGGCTCTACGCCGGTGGCGCGCTACGTCTACGAGACCGGCACGGGTAATGGCAAGCGGGTGCAGGCGCTCGGCGGCGCGAAGAACCACATGGTGGTGCTCCCGGACGCCGACCTCGACCTGGCCGCCGACGCCGCGGTGTCCGCCGGGTTCGGCTCGGCGGGGGAGCGCTGCATGGCGATCTCCGCGGTCGTCGCCGTCGATCCGGTGGGCGACGAGCTGGTAGCCAAGATCGCCGAGCGGATGGCGAAGCTCAACATCGGCGACGGCCGCCGCGACTGCGACATGGGCCCGCTGGTCACCGCCGCGCACCGGGATCGCGTGACGTCCTATGTGGACGCCGGGGTAGCGGCGGGCGCCAAGCTGGTGGTCGATGGGCGCGGGGTGCGGGCCGACGGCGGGGCCGACGGCTTCTGGCTCGGGCCGACGCTGTTCGACCACGTGGGCACCGACATGTCGATCTACACCGACGAGATCTTCGGTCCGGTGTTGTCGGTGTTGCGAGTGCCCAGCTACGACGCCGCGATCGAAATGCTCAACAACAACCCTTACGGCAACGGCACGGCCATCTTCACCGAGAACGGTGGCGCCGCGCGGCAGTATTGCGAAGAGGTCGAGGTCGGCATGGTCGGCTTGAACGTGCCGATCCCGGTACCGGTGTCGTACTACTCCTTTGGCGGCTGGAAGGATTCGCTGTTCGGCGACGCGCATGCCTACGGCCCGGACGGCCTCCAGTTCTATACCCGCACCAAGGTCGTCACCACGCGTTGGCCGGATCCCTCGCACGGCGGCGTGAATCTCGGATTCCCGCAGAACAACTGA
- a CDS encoding PrsW family intramembrane metalloprotease — protein MPALSPRSVLEGRSSNRAPIPLIIGLAVSGFCLLLALTFYLWQGGPVNVVIGTGLALPTAVVLISLILLIDRLEPEPQLNLWLALGWGAGVAIIGALIVNTGSEILMAPVLGAETAAAITVSIVAPVVEESFKGALLLYLLWVRRHEIDGPTDGIVYAGMCGLGFALVENVLYYMQGLGAETGDIWVTVLIRGVIAPLGHPLYTAMTGLGVAYAATHRGVGRFFAVVGGWCGAVFLHALWNGSLTLAGFPGMVAAYLLQFLVLIAVIVVLVLDRKRLVHLIRRYLPAYIPSGLVQPNDVQMLGSMAGRRQARHWARAQAGTTGARAMGDYQLAATELALLHAQAEKNTIAPEAFFARREAILGLMRSARDAFFRRLPQAPAPPWARQERSGFFAPPAQLAAAQLPTYQPGGHRPPPGRPPQPPWPNGPRPGGWPPR, from the coding sequence ATGCCCGCACTCAGTCCTCGGTCCGTCCTGGAAGGCCGAAGCTCCAACCGCGCGCCGATACCGTTGATCATCGGCCTGGCGGTCTCCGGTTTCTGCCTGCTGCTGGCGCTGACTTTCTACCTGTGGCAGGGCGGCCCGGTGAACGTCGTGATCGGCACCGGGCTCGCGCTGCCGACCGCGGTGGTGCTCATCTCGCTGATCCTTTTGATCGACCGGCTGGAACCGGAGCCGCAGCTCAACCTGTGGCTGGCCCTGGGCTGGGGTGCCGGGGTGGCCATCATCGGGGCGCTGATCGTGAACACCGGCAGCGAGATCCTGATGGCACCGGTGCTGGGCGCCGAGACCGCCGCAGCGATCACGGTGTCGATCGTGGCGCCGGTGGTCGAGGAGAGCTTCAAGGGCGCGCTGCTGCTTTACCTGCTGTGGGTGCGGCGGCACGAGATCGATGGGCCGACGGACGGGATCGTCTACGCCGGGATGTGCGGGCTGGGGTTCGCGCTGGTCGAAAACGTCCTCTACTACATGCAGGGCCTGGGCGCGGAGACCGGCGACATCTGGGTGACGGTACTGATCCGCGGCGTGATCGCGCCGCTCGGGCATCCGCTGTACACCGCGATGACCGGGCTCGGCGTCGCCTACGCCGCGACGCACCGCGGCGTAGGCCGGTTCTTCGCCGTGGTCGGCGGTTGGTGCGGCGCAGTGTTCCTGCACGCGCTGTGGAACGGCAGCCTGACACTGGCCGGTTTCCCGGGCATGGTGGCGGCCTACCTGCTGCAGTTCTTGGTGCTTATCGCGGTGATCGTGGTGCTGGTGCTGGACCGCAAGCGGCTGGTGCATCTGATCCGCAGGTATCTGCCGGCCTACATCCCGAGCGGTTTGGTACAGCCCAATGACGTGCAGATGCTCGGCAGCATGGCCGGTCGGCGACAGGCCAGGCATTGGGCGCGCGCGCAGGCGGGCACGACCGGCGCGCGGGCGATGGGCGACTACCAGTTGGCGGCCACCGAACTCGCGCTCTTGCACGCCCAGGCGGAGAAGAACACGATCGCGCCGGAGGCGTTCTTCGCCCGGCGGGAGGCCATCCTGGGTTTGATGCGGAGCGCGCGGGACGCGTTCTTCCGGCGGCTGCCGCAGGCGCCCGCGCCGCCGTGGGCGCGCCAGGAACGGTCGGGTTTCTTCGCCCCGCCCGCGCAACTGGCGGCGGCGCAATTGCCGACCTACCAGCCTGGCGGGCACCGTCCGCCGCCGGGGCGTCCGCCGCAGCCACCCTGGCCGAACGGCCCGCGGCCCGGCGGTTGGCCGCCTCGGTGA
- a CDS encoding CBS domain-containing protein, whose product MTTARDIMHAGAECIGEDDSLYKAAQMMRDLDVGSLPICGRDDRLHGIITDRDIVLRCCAEGRSPAEVKAGELAQGIPYWVDARSDVGQVLSMMEQHQIRRVPVIADHRLVGMISEADLARHLSDDQLAHFVESVCATK is encoded by the coding sequence ATGACCACGGCGCGCGACATCATGCATGCAGGGGCGGAATGCATCGGTGAGGACGACAGCCTGTACAAGGCCGCGCAGATGATGCGCGACCTCGACGTGGGGTCGCTGCCGATCTGCGGCCGGGACGACCGGCTGCACGGCATCATCACCGACCGCGACATCGTTCTGCGCTGCTGCGCGGAAGGCCGCAGCCCCGCCGAGGTGAAGGCCGGCGAACTGGCACAGGGCATCCCGTACTGGGTGGACGCCCGTTCCGACGTCGGCCAGGTGCTGTCGATGATGGAGCAGCACCAGATCCGGCGGGTGCCCGTGATCGCCGACCACCGGCTGGTCGGCATGATCAGCGAGGCCGACCTGGCCCGGCACCTCAGCGACGACCAGTTGGCGCACTTCGTGGAGAGCGTTTGCGCGACGAAGTGA
- a CDS encoding response regulator yields MTTRVFVVDDHDVIRRGVAALVAAEEDLELVGEAATVAEALAWVPKAQPRVAVLDVRLPDGNGVELCRELQSQLPELHCLMLTSFDDHDALMDAIMAGAAGFVLKGVVSEELVTAIRTAGAGQSLLSPKKTEAMLSWLRKEQEQADPLRELTVRERQVLELIGEGLTNREIAKRMYLAEKTIKNYVSQMLAKLAMRHRSEAAVLATELRLDRDSRGKR; encoded by the coding sequence ATGACCACACGCGTGTTCGTGGTCGACGACCACGATGTGATCCGGCGGGGAGTCGCCGCACTGGTGGCCGCCGAGGAGGACCTGGAGCTGGTCGGTGAGGCCGCCACGGTGGCCGAAGCGCTGGCCTGGGTGCCGAAGGCCCAACCGCGGGTGGCGGTCCTGGACGTGCGCCTGCCCGACGGCAACGGCGTCGAGCTCTGCCGTGAACTGCAGTCGCAGCTGCCGGAGCTGCACTGCCTGATGCTGACCTCCTTCGACGACCACGACGCCCTGATGGACGCGATAATGGCTGGCGCTGCCGGATTCGTACTCAAGGGTGTGGTCAGCGAGGAGCTGGTCACCGCGATCCGCACCGCCGGGGCCGGGCAGTCGCTACTGAGCCCGAAGAAGACCGAGGCGATGCTGTCCTGGCTGCGCAAGGAGCAGGAGCAAGCCGACCCGCTGCGCGAACTGACCGTGCGGGAGCGGCAGGTGCTGGAACTGATCGGTGAGGGGCTCACCAACCGGGAGATCGCCAAGCGGATGTATCTCGCCGAGAAGACCATCAAGAACTACGTGTCCCAAATGCTGGCCAAGCTGGCGATGCGGCACCGCAGCGAGGCCGCCGTGCTGGCCACCGAGCTGCGGTTGGACCGTGATTCGCGCGGCAAGCGCTGA